The following proteins are encoded in a genomic region of Stutzerimonas balearica DSM 6083:
- the odhB gene encoding 2-oxoglutarate dehydrogenase complex dihydrolipoyllysine-residue succinyltransferase, translated as MAIEIKAPTFPESVADGTVATWHKKPGEAVKRDELIVDIETDKVVMEVLAEADGVLTEIVKNEGDTVLSGELLGKLEAGASAAAAPASAPAAAAAPQAAAESAPAASAEEQILAPAARKLAEENGIDPNSIRGTGKDGRVTKEDVVAAIEAKKSAPAAAAKPAAPAAAAPIFAAGDRVEKRVPMTRLRAKVAERLVEAQSSMAMLTTFNEVNMKPIMELRSKYKDLFEKKHNGVRLGFMSFFVKAAVEALKRQPGVNASIDGNDIVYHGYQDIGVAVSSDRGLVVPVLRNAEHMSLAEVEGGIAEFGKKAKAGKLTIEEMTGGTFTISNGGVFGSLLSTPIVNPPQTAILGMHKIQERPMAVNGQVVILPMMYLALSYDHRLIDGKEAVTFLVTMKDLLEDPARLLLDI; from the coding sequence ATGGCTATCGAGATCAAAGCCCCTACATTCCCGGAATCCGTTGCCGACGGTACCGTCGCGACCTGGCACAAGAAGCCTGGCGAGGCCGTCAAGCGTGATGAGCTGATCGTCGACATCGAGACAGACAAGGTGGTCATGGAAGTGCTTGCCGAGGCTGACGGCGTGCTTACCGAGATCGTCAAGAACGAAGGCGACACCGTGCTCAGCGGCGAGCTGCTCGGCAAGCTCGAGGCGGGTGCCTCCGCTGCTGCCGCGCCTGCCTCGGCTCCGGCTGCGGCTGCTGCTCCGCAAGCGGCTGCCGAGTCCGCGCCTGCCGCTTCCGCCGAGGAGCAGATCCTCGCTCCGGCCGCGCGCAAGCTGGCCGAAGAGAACGGCATCGATCCGAACAGCATCCGCGGCACCGGCAAAGACGGCCGCGTAACGAAGGAAGACGTCGTTGCCGCCATCGAGGCGAAGAAGTCTGCACCTGCTGCAGCTGCCAAGCCGGCCGCACCGGCTGCCGCCGCACCGATCTTTGCCGCGGGCGATCGCGTCGAGAAGCGCGTCCCGATGACTCGCCTGCGCGCCAAGGTTGCCGAGCGCCTCGTCGAAGCGCAGTCCTCCATGGCCATGCTGACCACTTTCAACGAGGTCAACATGAAGCCGATCATGGAGCTGCGCTCCAAGTACAAGGACCTGTTCGAGAAGAAGCACAACGGCGTACGCCTGGGCTTCATGTCTTTCTTCGTCAAGGCCGCGGTCGAAGCGCTGAAGCGTCAGCCTGGCGTCAATGCGTCCATCGACGGCAACGACATCGTCTATCACGGTTACCAGGACATCGGCGTGGCCGTCTCCAGTGATCGCGGCCTGGTCGTTCCGGTGCTGCGTAACGCCGAACACATGAGCCTCGCCGAAGTCGAAGGCGGCATTGCCGAATTCGGCAAGAAGGCCAAGGCCGGCAAGCTGACGATCGAGGAAATGACCGGCGGTACCTTCACCATCTCCAATGGCGGTGTGTTTGGTTCGCTGCTGTCGACGCCGATCGTCAACCCGCCGCAGACCGCTATTCTCGGCATGCACAAGATTCAGGAGCGCCCGATGGCGGTCAATGGTCAGGTGGTCATCCTGCCGATGATGTACCTGGCGCTGTCCTATGATCACCGTTTGATCGACGGCAAAGAGGCGGTAACCTTCCTGGTCACCATGAAGGACCTGCTGGAAGATCCGGCTCGCCTGCTGCTGGACATCTGA